In the genome of Salinispirillum sp. LH 10-3-1, one region contains:
- the ybaK gene encoding Cys-tRNA(Pro) deacylase encodes MTPAVEALKKKGVAFELHSYEHVVGSQGYGLEASEKLGLSPDKVFKTLLVSDGAGKFATAIVPVAGMLNLKRAAKALGWKKATMANGDDAQRITGFVLGGISPLGQKKRLPTVLDHRAKAQATIYISAGRRGLEIEIAPLLLVQELSATVADVAEIEAE; translated from the coding sequence ATGACGCCAGCTGTTGAGGCTCTAAAGAAAAAGGGCGTAGCCTTTGAGTTACACAGTTACGAACACGTAGTTGGAAGTCAGGGTTATGGTCTCGAGGCGTCGGAGAAGTTAGGTCTATCACCGGACAAGGTGTTTAAGACGCTGCTGGTGAGTGATGGTGCTGGAAAGTTTGCCACCGCTATTGTGCCGGTGGCTGGGATGCTTAACCTGAAACGCGCAGCCAAGGCATTGGGTTGGAAGAAAGCGACCATGGCTAATGGTGATGATGCGCAGCGCATTACCGGGTTCGTACTGGGAGGAATCAGTCCGCTGGGCCAGAAAAAGCGATTACCAACGGTTCTCGACCATCGTGCTAAAGCACAGGCAACGATTTATATCAGTGCCGGGCGTCGCGGCCTTGAGATAGAGATTGCACCCTTGCTGTTGGTGCAGGAGTTGTCAGCCACTGTGGCGGACGTCGCAGAGATCGAAGCGGAATAG